The Nitrospira tepida genome includes a window with the following:
- a CDS encoding TlpA family protein disulfide reductase — MRWVSLSLVACLIALFVVTESNAATLNAPAPSFELVTFTGEAYSNESLKGRPVLLVFWTPWCRVCQRDLPLIGEFAQREKPASLHILAIGFADTRTNVEQFVKARPDTFVFPTAYDEDRWVAQSFKINATPTYVLLDAQGHVVLFHPGGGILQNRQFREFVSVQGD; from the coding sequence ATGCGTTGGGTCAGTCTGAGCCTCGTCGCGTGCCTCATCGCGCTTTTCGTCGTGACGGAATCGAACGCCGCGACATTGAACGCGCCGGCGCCGTCGTTCGAACTGGTCACCTTCACCGGCGAGGCCTACAGCAACGAGTCGCTGAAGGGCCGGCCGGTCTTGCTGGTCTTCTGGACGCCCTGGTGCCGGGTCTGCCAGCGGGACTTGCCGCTCATCGGGGAGTTTGCCCAACGGGAGAAGCCGGCGTCGCTCCACATCCTGGCTATCGGGTTCGCGGACACGAGAACGAACGTCGAGCAATTCGTGAAGGCGCGGCCTGACACCTTCGTCTTCCCGACCGCCTATGATGAAGACCGATGGGTGGCGCAATCGTTCAAGATCAACGCGACCCCGACCTACGTGCTGCTGGATGCCCAGGGCCATGTCGTGCTGTTCCATCCAGGCGGAGGCATTCTGCAGAACCGGCAGTTCCGGGAATTCGTGTCCGTGCAGGGAGATTGA
- a CDS encoding DsrE family protein gives MATISRWNQAYVAGSAIALAALLSFGHNQALAADAPTEKVKVLYHVDGKDPEVAKYALALINKHIDAEGGPDKIDVELVVHGPALELFEKDKMDAEMTKRFEQIIEKGAKAEMCQVSMKMFGKTIENLAKGFVATLHPVAVKRIADLQREGYLYIKP, from the coding sequence ATGGCGACGATATCGAGATGGAACCAGGCGTATGTCGCGGGCTCGGCAATAGCCCTCGCGGCTTTGTTGTCCTTTGGCCACAACCAGGCCCTGGCGGCAGACGCGCCAACGGAAAAGGTCAAGGTGCTCTATCATGTGGACGGCAAGGACCCCGAGGTGGCCAAGTATGCGCTGGCGCTCATCAACAAACATATCGACGCGGAAGGCGGTCCGGACAAGATCGATGTCGAGTTGGTCGTGCACGGTCCGGCGCTGGAGCTGTTCGAGAAGGACAAGATGGACGCGGAGATGACGAAACGGTTCGAGCAGATCATCGAGAAGGGCGCCAAGGCGGAGATGTGCCAGGTGTCGATGAAGATGTTCGGCAAGACGATCGAGAACCTGGCGAAGGGCTTCGTCGCCACCTTGCACCCGGTCGCGGTCAAGCGGATCGCGGACCTCCAAAGAGAGGGCTATCTCTACATCAAGCCGTGA
- a CDS encoding REP-associated tyrosine transposase produces MARPLRIEYAGAVYHVTSRGNARQDVVADDRDRATFLALLAHVVDRFAWRCHAYCLMDNHYHLLIETPQPNLSRGMRQLNGRYTQTYNRRHHRVGHLFQGRFTAILVEKDAHLLELCRYVVLNPVRANLVPHPRLWPWSSYRATVGETHAPPWLTTDWILGQFGQRVGPAQEKYRAFVAEGRGGPRPWEQLRGQIYLGSDEFIATHQPNRPIREIPRRQTHAQRPSLQALFQRRGGVARQIAVAYRCYGYRLTEIADHLGVHYATVSRRLKQTEKEGV; encoded by the coding sequence ATGGCACGGCCGTTGCGGATTGAATACGCCGGGGCAGTCTATCATGTCACGAGTCGCGGGAACGCGCGGCAGGATGTGGTGGCGGACGACCGGGATCGGGCCACCTTCCTCGCGCTGCTCGCTCACGTGGTCGATCGCTTTGCGTGGCGCTGCCATGCCTATTGCCTGATGGACAATCACTATCATCTCCTCATCGAAACACCGCAGCCTAACCTCTCACGGGGGATGCGCCAACTGAATGGGCGCTATACCCAGACCTATAACCGGCGACATCATCGCGTGGGGCATCTGTTCCAAGGGCGCTTCACCGCGATTCTCGTGGAGAAAGACGCGCATCTCCTCGAACTCTGTCGCTATGTGGTCCTCAATCCCGTGCGAGCGAACCTAGTCCCCCATCCCCGGCTATGGCCGTGGAGTAGTTATCGCGCCACAGTGGGCGAGACACACGCTCCCCCCTGGCTGACGACAGACTGGATTTTGGGTCAGTTTGGTCAACGAGTCGGGCCGGCACAAGAGAAGTATCGCGCCTTTGTCGCCGAAGGGCGGGGCGGCCCCAGGCCGTGGGAGCAGTTGAGGGGCCAGATCTATCTGGGCTCGGACGAGTTCATTGCCACCCATCAACCGAATCGGCCCATCCGCGAGATCCCGCGCCGGCAGACCCACGCCCAGCGGCCCTCCTTACAGGCGTTATTTCAGCGACGAGGCGGGGTGGCGCGGCAGATCGCTGTGGCCTATCGGTGCTATGGCTATCGGCTAACGGAGATCGCGGACCATTTGGGTGTACACTACGCGACGGTGAGTCGCCGGCTCAAGCAAACTGAGAAGGAGGGTGTATGA